From Streptomyces sp. NBC_01460, a single genomic window includes:
- a CDS encoding glycoside hydrolase family 2 protein translates to MKELSSRRQVLGAMAGGVVAAFAGGGPAAAAQTYDPPALRTRLSLNSGWRFHKGDAAGAQAVGFDDAAWSATGVPHTWNASDGADGGNNYYRGIGWYRKHVTVPADLSGRMLFLQFAGANQVADVWVDGVHLGRHRGGYARFRFGATEALTPGKDNVIAVRVTNAPDPDIAPLDADYTFQGGIYRNVSLYAIDRLAVRMLDYAGPGVYLRQRSVTTASATVDVTAKIFNNNSTSRSVVVRAIVTDTDGAIVADRSSATQTVRAGSGLDVLQTLTIATPRLWNGLADPYQYSAHIEVRDAADGTVRDVVTEPLGLRHFSLDANNGFSLNGKHLSLHGVNIHQDRAQDGWAVDDADHAQDFTLIKELGATAVRMAHYQHDQKNYHLTDEAGVVVWAEIPLVNHITSSAAFTTTTRDQLRELIRQNYNHPSIVFWGIGNEQRSDDTPTNTLLAELAELVRSEDPDRISTYANNLGNNAKVAGHADTVAYNKYFGWYGGSYNDLGGWADSLHKADPDRTFAVSEYGAGANPAQHALNPSAPSAGGSFHPEEYQALLHEASWKQFAARPFVWGTFVWNMFDFASDGRNEGGRPGINDKGLVTHDRATRKDAFYWYKANWASTPTLHITSRRWTSRTEPVTELKVYSNAAQVTAVLNGSSLGTRSSTDRIFTWTGVTLRPGSNTVSVRASIGGSTCTDTVTWTLAGTTD, encoded by the coding sequence ATGAAGGAACTTTCCAGCAGGCGGCAGGTTCTGGGCGCCATGGCAGGAGGCGTCGTCGCCGCCTTCGCCGGCGGCGGCCCAGCTGCAGCCGCCCAGACCTACGACCCACCCGCCTTACGTACCCGGCTGAGCCTCAACTCCGGCTGGCGGTTCCACAAAGGCGACGCCGCGGGTGCCCAGGCCGTCGGCTTCGACGACGCGGCATGGAGCGCGACCGGCGTGCCGCACACCTGGAACGCCTCGGACGGCGCGGACGGCGGCAACAACTACTACCGAGGTATCGGCTGGTACCGCAAGCACGTCACCGTGCCGGCAGACCTATCGGGCAGAATGCTCTTCCTCCAGTTCGCCGGGGCCAACCAGGTGGCTGACGTCTGGGTCGACGGAGTCCACCTCGGCCGGCACCGAGGCGGGTACGCGCGCTTCCGGTTCGGCGCCACAGAGGCGCTCACTCCGGGCAAGGACAACGTGATCGCGGTCAGGGTGACGAACGCCCCCGACCCCGACATCGCCCCGCTGGACGCGGACTACACGTTCCAGGGCGGCATCTACCGCAACGTCAGCCTCTACGCGATCGACAGACTCGCGGTGCGGATGCTGGACTACGCCGGCCCTGGCGTCTATCTGCGTCAGCGGAGCGTCACCACCGCCTCAGCGACGGTCGACGTCACAGCGAAGATCTTCAACAACAACAGCACCAGTCGCTCCGTGGTGGTGCGAGCCATCGTCACCGACACCGACGGCGCGATCGTGGCGGACAGAAGCAGCGCCACGCAGACGGTCAGGGCCGGCAGCGGCCTTGACGTCCTACAGACACTGACCATCGCCACACCGCGTCTGTGGAACGGTCTGGCCGACCCCTATCAGTACAGCGCCCACATCGAGGTCCGGGACGCGGCCGACGGAACAGTCAGGGACGTGGTCACCGAGCCGCTGGGCCTGCGCCACTTCAGCCTTGACGCGAACAACGGATTCTCGCTCAACGGCAAGCATCTGAGCCTGCACGGCGTCAACATTCACCAGGACCGCGCCCAGGACGGCTGGGCCGTCGACGACGCCGACCACGCACAGGACTTCACACTCATCAAGGAACTCGGTGCCACCGCGGTGCGGATGGCGCATTACCAGCACGACCAGAAGAACTACCACCTCACGGACGAGGCCGGCGTGGTCGTGTGGGCGGAGATTCCCCTGGTCAATCACATCACCAGCTCCGCGGCCTTCACCACGACCACGCGCGACCAGCTGCGCGAACTGATCCGGCAGAACTACAACCACCCCTCGATCGTCTTCTGGGGCATCGGCAACGAGCAACGCTCCGACGACACTCCCACCAACACACTGCTGGCGGAGCTCGCCGAGCTCGTCAGGAGCGAGGACCCGGACCGCATCAGCACCTACGCGAACAACCTCGGCAACAACGCCAAGGTGGCCGGCCACGCGGACACCGTCGCGTACAACAAGTACTTCGGCTGGTACGGGGGTTCCTACAACGACCTGGGCGGCTGGGCCGACAGTCTGCACAAGGCCGATCCCGATCGCACCTTCGCGGTCTCCGAGTACGGCGCCGGAGCGAACCCCGCCCAGCACGCCCTCAACCCGTCGGCGCCCAGCGCGGGCGGCTCGTTCCACCCGGAGGAGTACCAGGCGCTGCTCCACGAGGCTTCCTGGAAGCAGTTCGCCGCCCGGCCGTTCGTCTGGGGCACGTTCGTGTGGAACATGTTCGACTTCGCCTCCGACGGGCGGAACGAGGGCGGCAGGCCCGGCATCAACGACAAGGGCCTGGTCACCCACGACCGGGCGACCCGCAAGGACGCCTTCTACTGGTACAAGGCGAACTGGGCCTCCACGCCCACGCTCCACATCACCAGCCGGCGCTGGACCTCACGTACCGAGCCCGTGACCGAGCTGAAGGTCTACTCCAACGCCGCGCAGGTCACCGCCGTCCTCAACGGCTCCTCGCTGGGCACCAGGAGCAGCACGGACCGCATCTTCACGTGGACGGGTGTGACCCTGCGCCCGGGGTCCAACACCGTCTCGGTCAGAGCATCCATCGGCGGGTCCACCTGCACCGACACCGTCACCTGGACACTCGCCGGAACAACGGACTGA
- a CDS encoding amidohydrolase family protein, whose translation MAAVTEIGGVRVFTGDGLTEPQRVFIGGAGIVADGTPDSVIDGTGKVLLPGLIDSHMHVLGRGDLENLAKSGVTTGMDMAAWPLSFVTGMREQAGVAQVFSATTPAVGPGGNHARMPGFPEDGVVTTPQEARRFVERRVADGADYIKIVTEAAPPEGMDQATVNAIVEVAHEHGLLVVAHSITTGAFHVAVEAGVDISTHAPLDAVLDDDTVQRMRDTGMVSSPTLTMMRGIAGTRAAAGLRYEYARDTVTKFHEAGIRLLVGTDANSAPGVPFAPEHGESLHDELGLMVAAGLTPVEALRGATTLTAQTFGLDDRGVIEPGRRADLLLVDGDPTTDITATRDIVGVWIAGERIR comes from the coding sequence ATGGCGGCTGTGACAGAAATCGGCGGCGTTCGCGTCTTCACGGGTGACGGGCTGACTGAGCCGCAGCGCGTATTCATCGGGGGTGCCGGCATCGTGGCCGACGGGACACCGGACTCCGTGATCGACGGTACGGGCAAGGTGCTACTACCCGGCCTGATCGACTCACACATGCACGTACTCGGGCGAGGCGACCTGGAGAACCTGGCGAAGTCGGGTGTCACCACAGGGATGGACATGGCGGCCTGGCCGCTTTCCTTCGTCACCGGGATGCGCGAGCAGGCAGGCGTCGCCCAGGTCTTCAGCGCGACGACCCCCGCGGTCGGCCCCGGAGGAAACCACGCCAGGATGCCCGGATTCCCTGAGGACGGCGTCGTCACGACACCGCAGGAGGCGCGCCGGTTCGTCGAGCGCCGAGTCGCGGACGGCGCCGACTACATCAAGATCGTCACGGAGGCCGCTCCGCCCGAGGGCATGGATCAGGCCACCGTGAACGCGATCGTGGAGGTGGCTCATGAACACGGCCTTCTGGTCGTGGCGCACTCGATCACCACGGGCGCGTTCCACGTCGCGGTCGAAGCCGGCGTCGACATCAGCACGCACGCACCCCTGGACGCAGTTCTCGACGACGACACAGTTCAGCGCATGCGGGACACCGGAATGGTGTCCTCGCCCACGCTGACGATGATGCGAGGTATCGCCGGAACCCGGGCTGCGGCAGGGCTCAGGTACGAGTACGCCCGTGACACGGTGACCAAGTTCCACGAGGCCGGCATCCGGCTCCTGGTCGGTACCGACGCGAACTCCGCGCCCGGCGTCCCCTTCGCACCCGAGCACGGAGAATCCCTGCACGACGAACTGGGGCTCATGGTCGCCGCCGGCCTCACCCCCGTAGAAGCACTCCGTGGAGCCACGACGCTCACGGCACAGACGTTCGGCCTCGACGACCGCGGCGTGATCGAACCCGGCAGGCGCGCCGACCTGCTCCTGGTCGACGGCGACCCGACCACGGACATCACCGCTACCCGTGACATCGTCGGTGTCTGGATCGCCGGGGAGCGCATTCGGTGA
- a CDS encoding amidohydrolase family protein, with translation MKLITIEEHTLDTAVARASAGRAAEVSPHFATAYSPAGGLPYSPTAEVLEDLEQGRIADMDAHGIDVQVLSNLTTQFLPANVAPELVRGANNRLAAACGRHPDRFAAFASLPTSAADRAPAELKRAVEELGHVGTLIHGRTDDEFLSAEQFDPILRTAAELRVPIYLHPGPPTRGTSAVNYEAGLDPVVATRFATAGWGWHNESGIHFLHLVLSGALDRYPDLQFVLGHWGEMIPWSLDRLDEALPQRATGLDRTIGDYVRQNVWYTPSGMFTTPHLRFCTDVLGTDRMIYSVDYPFVGNAGARAFLENCELSADAKLDIAHRNAERLLGI, from the coding sequence ATGAAGCTGATCACCATCGAGGAGCACACCCTCGACACCGCGGTGGCGCGGGCATCCGCCGGGCGAGCAGCCGAGGTGAGCCCGCATTTCGCGACGGCGTACTCACCGGCCGGCGGACTCCCCTACTCCCCCACGGCCGAGGTACTGGAAGACCTCGAGCAGGGGCGCATCGCCGACATGGACGCCCACGGCATCGACGTACAGGTGCTGTCCAACCTCACCACACAGTTCCTGCCGGCCAACGTGGCACCCGAACTGGTACGAGGGGCCAATAACCGGTTGGCGGCCGCCTGCGGCCGTCACCCCGACCGCTTCGCCGCGTTCGCCTCCCTGCCCACGTCCGCCGCGGACCGGGCACCGGCCGAGCTCAAGCGTGCCGTCGAGGAACTCGGACACGTCGGAACCCTCATCCACGGCCGTACGGATGACGAGTTCCTGTCCGCCGAGCAGTTCGACCCGATCCTGCGGACGGCCGCAGAACTGAGGGTCCCGATCTATCTGCACCCCGGCCCACCCACCCGCGGAACCAGCGCGGTCAATTACGAGGCGGGGCTCGATCCCGTGGTCGCCACACGCTTCGCCACTGCCGGATGGGGGTGGCACAACGAATCGGGCATTCACTTCCTGCACCTCGTACTCAGCGGAGCCCTGGACCGCTACCCGGACCTGCAGTTCGTCCTCGGTCACTGGGGCGAGATGATCCCCTGGTCCCTGGACCGTCTCGACGAGGCACTGCCCCAGCGGGCGACAGGGCTCGACCGGACCATCGGTGACTACGTGCGCCAGAACGTCTGGTACACCCCCAGCGGCATGTTCACCACACCTCACCTGCGCTTCTGCACCGACGTCCTGGGTACCGACCGGATGATCTACTCGGTCGACTACCCCTTCGTGGGCAACGCGGGTGCCCGCGCCTTCCTGGAGAACTGCGAACTGTCCGCCGACGCCAAGCTCGACATCGCGCACCGCAACGCCGAACGACTGCTCGGAATCTGA
- a CDS encoding LysR substrate-binding domain-containing protein, translating into MELRHLRYFVAVAEECHFGRAAARLHVTQSTLSTQVKALEREVGGPVFVRTSRRVELTEAGDLLLLEARRALAQADRALDVARRSVRGETGAVRIGFSGIAVLEGILSGDLRRFHRAHPAVELHLTELPPSAQVQGLQDGTLDIGYSPDNGLHDTGGLAVTRGARTNLSVAVRHDHALASAASVTPGDLEGENLIVYATDMGDQSVLDRLGAARAEHATHVHLVTSTLGALALASAGVGVALVPAASERITLPELVHRPLQGMATDVEVMRLSRPDELSGSVRAFVRSCAEPLPDPDR; encoded by the coding sequence GTGGAACTACGTCACCTGCGCTATTTCGTGGCTGTGGCCGAGGAGTGCCACTTCGGCCGTGCTGCCGCACGGCTGCACGTCACGCAGTCGACGCTCAGCACACAGGTGAAGGCACTCGAACGCGAGGTGGGGGGCCCTGTCTTCGTCCGTACCAGCCGCCGGGTCGAACTGACAGAAGCGGGAGATCTGCTGTTGCTCGAGGCGCGGCGTGCACTGGCGCAGGCCGACCGGGCCCTGGACGTCGCCCGGCGGTCGGTCAGAGGTGAGACCGGGGCAGTGCGGATCGGCTTCTCCGGAATCGCCGTACTGGAAGGCATCCTCTCCGGGGACCTGCGGCGCTTTCACCGAGCTCACCCCGCAGTCGAGCTCCACCTGACCGAGCTCCCGCCCTCCGCGCAGGTGCAAGGCCTCCAGGACGGCACACTTGACATCGGGTACAGCCCCGACAACGGTCTCCACGACACAGGGGGCCTCGCGGTGACGCGTGGAGCCCGGACGAACCTCTCGGTCGCCGTCCGCCACGACCACGCACTTGCCTCCGCGGCCTCGGTCACCCCCGGAGACCTGGAGGGAGAGAACCTCATCGTGTACGCAACCGACATGGGTGACCAGAGCGTGCTCGACCGGCTGGGGGCGGCCCGGGCGGAGCACGCGACCCACGTCCATCTCGTGACCAGCACCCTTGGCGCCCTTGCGCTCGCCTCTGCGGGCGTGGGTGTGGCTCTGGTGCCGGCCGCTTCGGAGCGCATCACACTGCCGGAACTCGTCCACCGACCCCTGCAGGGCATGGCGACGGACGTGGAGGTCATGAGGCTCAGTCGCCCCGACGAACTCTCCGGATCAGTACGCGCATTCGTCAGATCGTGTGCGGAGCCGCTCCCCGATCCGGACCGATGA
- a CDS encoding nuclear transport factor 2 family protein: protein MRKTTTLQDRQDIADLMTGWIHRDLGRWDRLRELFHPGAQIEITWFEGAASDFVDASARMAATDLRTKHLITSPAVTFSADGSRAVSETNAVIIAENSSLGLGCNGHNRFIDRIERRDGVWRIVDRKSVYDFATFTFPAGITDIDPERVAGHPCEYGALAYVLDLSGFPVLRTFATKGSELERVIKKSAFAWLGEEDQG from the coding sequence ATGCGCAAAACGACAACACTCCAGGACCGTCAGGACATCGCCGACCTCATGACCGGTTGGATCCATCGCGACCTGGGCCGATGGGACAGGCTCCGGGAGCTGTTCCACCCGGGGGCCCAGATCGAGATCACCTGGTTCGAGGGAGCGGCCTCGGACTTCGTCGACGCGTCGGCGCGGATGGCCGCCACGGATCTGCGCACCAAGCACCTCATCACGTCTCCAGCCGTGACGTTCTCGGCGGACGGCTCCCGCGCGGTCAGCGAGACCAACGCGGTCATCATCGCCGAGAACAGCAGCCTCGGTCTGGGGTGCAACGGCCATAACCGTTTCATCGACCGGATCGAGCGCCGGGACGGTGTATGGCGCATCGTCGACCGCAAGAGCGTGTACGACTTCGCCACCTTCACCTTCCCTGCCGGGATCACGGACATCGACCCCGAGAGGGTGGCCGGACACCCGTGCGAGTACGGGGCACTGGCCTACGTGCTCGACTTGAGCGGCTTTCCCGTTCTGCGCACCTTCGCCACCAAGGGCAGCGAACTGGAACGCGTCATCAAGAAGTCCGCGTTCGCCTGGCTCGGCGAGGAGGACCAGGGATGA
- a CDS encoding MarR family winged helix-turn-helix transcriptional regulator, whose translation MTANSTNRSGDERLALTFSQHVVRLQGLLEQAIAPTLAAQSLTPAELDVLGALRSVGSPYRLRPKELAARLLLTTGGLSNVLRRLDTRCLISRVPDPSDRRSHGVQLTPAGVTTAQAATSAATAALQRTLSAVPAATLADSLHQLQSILGSIDDGLSG comes from the coding sequence ATGACCGCCAACAGCACGAACCGTTCAGGCGACGAACGCCTGGCGCTGACGTTCTCCCAGCACGTGGTGCGCTTGCAGGGCCTCCTCGAGCAAGCCATCGCCCCCACCCTGGCAGCGCAGAGCCTTACCCCTGCCGAACTCGATGTGCTCGGAGCGTTGCGTTCGGTCGGCAGCCCCTACCGGCTCCGCCCCAAGGAGCTCGCGGCGCGTCTGCTCCTGACCACCGGAGGGCTGAGCAATGTCCTGCGACGGCTCGACACACGTTGCCTCATCTCCCGCGTCCCCGATCCCTCGGACAGGCGAAGTCACGGCGTCCAGCTGACACCCGCAGGAGTCACCACCGCGCAGGCGGCGACCTCTGCGGCGACAGCTGCGCTTCAGCGCACACTGTCCGCGGTGCCGGCCGCGACGCTCGCGGACTCCTTGCACCAACTGCAGTCGATCCTCGGCTCGATCGATGACGGACTGTCTGGCTGA
- a CDS encoding TIM-barrel domain-containing protein, whose product MKRDQIKRRALLSTAAGVLAAGAVTTLPQHAYAAADEREQLGDYASHTTEGRNITVTSVTGQRLRLTPYGDQMVRVRAARAGEDFFSDTRYEMVQPQSHTSLGGSLTVKVNTNTLEFNTSAGNGLRIVLQKKPLRLEFYARDTGALLAKEDSTRSITWSGTNHSVTTGAFVPPPAEERFLKAGHGVLGRTPRLDRTGDTVSHNYADAAAAADNPNNQAPAIVPFYLSSKGYGVFFNTTFDTTFSFGGTNGYSFFADAHDAAGVRPQLDYFLVNGPRFAQLLDRYTQLTGRPRLPQLSIFGLHMSDKSFASESNQAWWREKVGLHRAAGFPFDHQVNDNRWREGSGSWSGSWFEFSDERWPDPAGYQKWASENGVTVTLDYNRNNTNEMAGWKGGPPPGYSIAAADLQKVKENNSVPDWSNPDARAWVWKVFWDKALDPSLGFPGDALWIDETDDLGGIPYTARMADGRTWAEDRNAYFLNLHKGVGEEGWDPSGAGHIGSAKRPWTWSRGATAGQQRYGHYWTGDISQTYDEMRNQIRGMQTAGLGGFPFANIDGGGFEGGTVSDAFYRNWPVAWSSLSPIWRPHTSASVKDHGKKASRWPLDQSTQAQAEFAKYSHLRYSLMPYIYTLAHQASATGMPMARAMVIDYQDRTRAYSRDLQYLWGPSLLVAPLTSDGGAVQQVWLPAGVRWYDFWTDAKHTGSDTTDLSYTTRTGEAPLFVKAGAILPKYPYAQSTAYLTKRQLEVDVYAGADGVFELVEDDGVTEEYRTARKTSVTRLTFTDSSSRVVIAHPQGTYDGAPGGRRYVVRIHGWESPVGMRVNGGSTLPAFTSEAAALLSDRGTGCAWDAGAKVLSVVTPVIPASMGSGNAATIEPSGASFPQVGGGTVHQAETARLDSAYVIDTVHPGYTGTGYADSTGGSAAGSTLAWTVAVPAAGRKQLTIRYANGGSTDRPLAIDVNGTKRGTLAMPPTGGWDTWASASLTADLPQGENVTVRATLTQSQGANIDSLTVL is encoded by the coding sequence ATGAAACGCGATCAGATCAAGCGCCGGGCCCTGCTCTCGACAGCCGCAGGGGTGCTGGCCGCCGGCGCGGTCACCACGTTGCCGCAGCACGCCTACGCTGCCGCCGACGAGCGGGAACAACTCGGCGACTACGCCTCACACACCACCGAGGGCCGCAACATCACGGTCACCAGCGTGACCGGTCAACGACTGCGACTCACCCCCTACGGCGACCAGATGGTCAGGGTGCGCGCGGCCCGCGCCGGAGAGGACTTCTTCTCCGACACCCGCTACGAGATGGTCCAGCCTCAGAGCCACACGTCTCTGGGCGGCAGTCTGACCGTCAAAGTCAACACGAACACCCTCGAGTTCAACACCTCCGCGGGCAACGGCCTGCGCATCGTTCTCCAGAAGAAGCCGCTGCGTCTGGAGTTCTACGCGCGGGACACCGGAGCCCTGCTGGCGAAGGAGGACTCCACACGCAGCATCACCTGGAGCGGCACGAACCACTCCGTCACCACCGGTGCGTTCGTCCCGCCACCCGCCGAGGAGCGCTTCCTCAAGGCGGGACATGGTGTACTCGGCCGCACACCACGGCTCGACCGCACCGGCGACACGGTCTCCCACAACTACGCCGACGCGGCGGCTGCGGCCGACAACCCCAACAATCAGGCGCCCGCGATCGTGCCGTTCTACCTCTCCAGCAAGGGGTACGGCGTCTTCTTCAACACCACGTTCGACACGACCTTCAGCTTCGGCGGGACCAACGGCTACTCATTCTTCGCCGACGCTCACGACGCCGCGGGCGTACGTCCTCAGCTGGACTACTTCCTGGTCAACGGGCCCCGGTTCGCGCAGCTCCTCGACCGTTACACCCAGCTCACCGGCCGCCCGCGACTGCCCCAGCTCTCCATCTTCGGCCTCCACATGTCCGACAAGAGCTTCGCCTCCGAGAGCAACCAGGCCTGGTGGCGCGAGAAGGTCGGCCTGCACCGCGCGGCGGGGTTCCCCTTCGACCACCAGGTCAATGACAACCGCTGGCGCGAGGGCTCGGGCTCCTGGTCCGGCTCATGGTTCGAGTTCAGCGACGAGCGCTGGCCCGACCCTGCCGGCTACCAGAAGTGGGCGTCCGAGAACGGCGTCACGGTGACCTTGGACTACAACCGCAACAACACCAACGAGATGGCGGGGTGGAAGGGCGGTCCACCTCCTGGTTACAGCATTGCGGCAGCTGACCTCCAGAAGGTGAAGGAGAACAATTCCGTTCCCGACTGGAGCAATCCCGACGCCCGCGCCTGGGTGTGGAAGGTCTTCTGGGACAAGGCTCTCGACCCGTCCCTCGGTTTCCCCGGCGACGCCCTGTGGATCGACGAGACCGACGACCTCGGAGGAATCCCGTACACGGCGCGCATGGCGGACGGCCGCACATGGGCCGAGGACCGCAACGCCTACTTCCTGAACCTGCACAAAGGGGTCGGCGAGGAAGGCTGGGATCCTTCGGGAGCCGGGCACATCGGATCGGCCAAGCGCCCCTGGACGTGGAGTCGCGGTGCCACCGCGGGCCAGCAGCGCTACGGGCACTACTGGACGGGTGACATCAGCCAGACCTACGACGAGATGCGGAACCAGATCCGGGGCATGCAGACGGCCGGCCTCGGCGGCTTCCCCTTCGCCAACATCGACGGCGGCGGCTTCGAGGGCGGCACGGTCTCCGACGCCTTCTACCGGAACTGGCCCGTCGCCTGGTCCAGCCTCTCCCCGATCTGGCGCCCTCACACCTCGGCCTCGGTCAAGGACCACGGCAAGAAGGCGTCGCGCTGGCCACTCGACCAAAGTACGCAAGCGCAGGCCGAGTTCGCGAAGTACAGTCACCTGCGATACAGCCTGATGCCGTACATCTACACGCTCGCCCACCAGGCTTCCGCCACCGGTATGCCGATGGCGAGGGCCATGGTGATCGACTACCAGGACCGGACCCGGGCCTACAGCCGCGACCTGCAGTACCTGTGGGGCCCCTCCCTCCTCGTCGCCCCCCTGACCTCCGACGGCGGGGCCGTCCAACAGGTCTGGCTGCCCGCGGGAGTCCGCTGGTACGACTTCTGGACGGACGCCAAGCACACCGGGTCCGACACCACGGATCTCTCCTACACCACCCGCACCGGCGAAGCACCGCTTTTCGTCAAGGCCGGGGCGATCCTGCCCAAGTACCCGTACGCGCAGAGCACCGCCTACCTCACCAAGCGGCAGCTCGAGGTGGATGTCTACGCAGGGGCCGACGGCGTGTTCGAGCTGGTCGAGGACGACGGGGTGACCGAGGAGTACCGAACCGCCAGGAAGACGAGCGTCACCCGGCTCACTTTCACGGACTCCTCCTCCCGCGTCGTCATCGCACATCCGCAGGGAACGTACGACGGCGCACCCGGCGGACGTCGCTACGTCGTCCGCATCCACGGCTGGGAAAGTCCGGTGGGAATGCGGGTCAACGGTGGTTCCACCCTGCCCGCCTTCACCAGCGAGGCGGCGGCCCTCCTGAGTGACAGGGGCACCGGATGCGCATGGGACGCGGGGGCGAAGGTCCTCAGTGTCGTCACACCGGTGATACCCGCATCCATGGGCAGCGGCAACGCCGCCACCATCGAACCCAGCGGCGCCTCCTTCCCCCAGGTCGGCGGCGGCACTGTCCATCAGGCCGAAACCGCGCGGCTCGACAGCGCCTACGTCATCGACACCGTCCACCCCGGCTATACCGGCACCGGCTACGCCGACTCCACCGGAGGCTCCGCGGCGGGATCCACCCTCGCCTGGACGGTCGCGGTCCCGGCAGCCGGCAGGAAGCAGCTCACCATCCGCTACGCCAACGGCGGCAGCACGGACCGCCCCTTGGCCATCGACGTCAACGGAACGAAGCGCGGCACCCTCGCCATGCCACCCACCGGCGGCTGGGACACCTGGGCGTCGGCCTCCCTCACCGCGGACCTTCCGCAAGGGGAGAACGTCACCGTTCGCGCGACTCTCACCCAGTCGCAGGGCGCGAACATCGACAGCTTGACCGTGCTTTAG
- a CDS encoding RICIN domain-containing protein, whose translation MRARLLTSARVLFTGVLTLLATAAAVLVAVPPAHADPTSTFTPGTSWTDTSGRGLQMHGLGIVKVGSTWYAFGENKIGRDSSDTSFQSIDCYRSTDLSHWSYQGAALKRQTGGDLGPGRIVERPKVIHNASTSTYVMYLHIDNPSYGEAKAGVATSRTPCGAYDYRGSSQPLGRQSKDLGLFQDSDGSGYLMRRDPDTGLRIERLSSDYLSVESTVKVFSDVESPAMVKTGGRYYLLASNLTGWRTNDNVYATATSLSGPWSSFRTFAPPGSRTYDSQTANIIPVQGTSATTYIYAGDRWNTKDLGSSPMIWLPLTISGTTVAVGWQNSWTLDVGAGTWTGTSDPSDGTRRLTSAASGLLMDVSGADGTDGTGVIQWPATGGANQRWTLHQVRGNVYNLVGADSGKCLEVPGRSAAQGARLDVWTCNNGTNQQWVLQAAGAYASSSNASYTLVNLSSGWVVDVPKESATPGTALQQWAATGGTNQIWNLG comes from the coding sequence ATGCGCGCACGCCTCCTGACATCCGCCCGAGTCCTCTTCACGGGCGTCCTCACCCTCCTCGCCACCGCAGCCGCCGTGCTCGTGGCGGTACCGCCCGCGCACGCCGACCCGACCAGCACGTTCACCCCCGGCACGTCCTGGACCGACACCTCGGGCAGGGGCCTGCAAATGCACGGCCTCGGCATCGTCAAGGTCGGTTCCACCTGGTACGCCTTCGGAGAGAACAAGATCGGCAGGGACTCGTCCGACACGAGCTTCCAGTCCATCGACTGCTACCGCTCCACCGATCTGTCCCACTGGTCCTATCAGGGGGCCGCTCTGAAACGGCAGACCGGCGGCGACCTGGGCCCGGGCCGCATCGTGGAGCGCCCCAAGGTCATCCACAACGCGTCCACCTCGACGTACGTGATGTACCTGCACATCGACAACCCCTCGTACGGTGAGGCGAAGGCGGGTGTCGCCACCAGCAGGACGCCGTGCGGCGCCTACGACTACCGGGGCAGTTCCCAGCCGCTGGGCCGTCAGAGCAAGGACCTCGGCCTGTTCCAGGACTCCGACGGGTCCGGGTACCTGATGCGTCGGGACCCCGACACCGGCCTGCGCATCGAGCGGCTCTCCAGCGACTACCTCTCCGTCGAGAGCACCGTCAAGGTCTTCTCCGACGTCGAATCGCCCGCGATGGTCAAGACCGGCGGTCGCTACTACCTGCTCGCCTCGAACCTGACGGGCTGGCGGACCAACGACAACGTCTACGCGACCGCCACCTCGCTCTCAGGGCCCTGGTCCTCGTTCCGTACCTTCGCGCCCCCGGGCAGCAGGACGTACGACTCGCAGACAGCCAACATCATCCCGGTACAGGGCACTTCGGCCACCACGTACATCTACGCGGGTGACCGCTGGAACACCAAGGACCTCGGCTCGTCCCCCATGATCTGGCTGCCCCTGACCATCAGCGGGACCACGGTGGCGGTCGGCTGGCAGAACTCCTGGACTCTCGATGTGGGCGCCGGGACCTGGACGGGGACCTCCGACCCGTCCGACGGGACCCGCCGCCTCACCAGCGCGGCAAGCGGCCTTCTGATGGACGTCAGCGGCGCCGACGGAACCGACGGAACGGGTGTCATCCAGTGGCCGGCCACCGGGGGCGCCAACCAGCGATGGACGCTCCACCAGGTCCGCGGGAACGTCTACAACCTGGTCGGTGCCGACAGCGGCAAGTGCTTGGAAGTCCCCGGGCGGTCAGCGGCTCAAGGTGCCCGCCTGGACGTGTGGACCTGCAACAACGGCACCAACCAACAGTGGGTGCTGCAAGCCGCAGGCGCGTACGCCTCCTCCTCGAACGCCTCCTACACCCTGGTCAACCTCAGCAGTGGATGGGTGGTCGACGTGCCCAAGGAGTCCGCCACGCCCGGCACGGCGCTCCAGCAGTGGGCCGCCACAGGCGGCACGAACCAGATCTGGAACCTGGGCTGA